From a region of the Henckelia pumila isolate YLH828 unplaced genomic scaffold, ASM3356847v2 CTG_245:::fragment_2:::debris, whole genome shotgun sequence genome:
- the LOC140870772 gene encoding uncharacterized protein: protein TPVRNIPFSAEILESKLPKNFKFPHVGEYDGKGDPEEHLPRFENAALLHKYSDPIKCRIFFNTLIGPAQQWFNLLRTGDIKEFKDFSKAFLHHFASSKKHPTTTLSLFAIKQQGQEDLRTYIRRFSALALEVPTATTDLLISAFTQGLATGDFLKSLIKKPPSTYDELLARAEKYVNLEEIQVFRSNGWTDKPLSPKNVKTPNTPRRAEPVPRP, encoded by the coding sequence CCACGCCAGTCCGGAATATTCCCTTCTCTGCCGAAATACTGGAGTCCAAACTCCCCAAAAACTTTAAGTTCCCACATGTGGGAGAATATGATGGAAAAGGAGACCCAGAAGAGCACTTGCCCCGTTTCGAAAATGCCGCACTGCTGCACAAATATTCTGACCCGATCAAGTGCCGAATCTTCTTCAATACCCTGATTGGGCCAGCGCAGCAATGGTTTAACCTACTACGAACGGGGGATATCAAGGAGTTCAAAGATTTCAGCAAGGCATTTTTACACCACTTTGCTAGTAGCAAAAAACACCCTACAACTACTCTTAGTCTTTTTGCCATCAAACAGCAAGGCCAAGAAGATTTGCGCACATATATTCGACGATTCAGTGCTTTGGCCCTTGAAGTGCCTACTGCTACTACTGATCTGCTCATCAGCGCTTTCACCCAAGGACTTGCTACGGGGGATTTTCTTAAATCTTTGATCAAAAAACCACCATCTACTTACGATGAGCTACTTGCTCGGGCGGAAAAATATGTGAATCTAGAAGAGATACAAGTTTTTCGGTCAAATGGGTGGACAGACAAGCCCTTGAGCCCAAAGAATGTTAAAACTCCTAACACGCCTCGGAGAGCGGAACCAGTTCCTCGACCCTAG